The genomic region TATGGGTGTACTACTTGCCGCATTGGCGAGAAACACCGGAACCGGGATTGAAACTTGCCTGCTTTTGCACCGCCCCTGCCATTCGCGATCCGGTCTCGAACGTGGTTAGCGAGATCATCGGGACGTTTGTGCTGGTCTTTGTGGTAGCAGCGATTTTTTCCAAGGCTGTCACTTCGATCTCGCCGGTGGGAAGTCTGGGGCCTTACCTGGTAGGGAGCCTGGTGTGGGGGATCGGGCTTTCCCTGGGCGGAACCACAGGTTATGCAATCAACCCCGCCCGCGATCTCGGCCCCCGCATCGCGCACGCATTGTGGCCTATTGCCAGGAAGGGAAGCTCCGAGTGGAACTACGCTGCCATACCAGTGATCGGTCCACTGTTGGGTGGGGTACTAGCAGGAATATTGATTCGTTACTTGAAATTTTAGGGCGAGAGGCAGCTACTTCGCAGGTTTTCGGCGGTAGACAAGCTTCAGGCCGTCGCTCTGAAGAATGCGCTGGATCTGGTTGCGAGCGTGGATTGACCACGGGCCCGAACTATCGAGGCGCACGTACGACCGCCAGTGCTTGAGCGCCTTGCGCGGTTCTTTCATCTTTTCGTAGGCGAGCGCTAGATTGTAATGGGCGTCGGCGTATGTGGGCGCGAGCATCAGCGCTGTGCGATAAGTCTCAATGGCTTCCGGCACGCGGCCGGTTTCATCCAGAACATTGCCCAGGTCAAAGTGCGCCAAAGCGTAGCGCGGATCCACCTGGATGGCGGCGCGATAGTGCAGCTCGGCCTTGATGTAATCCTGGCGGTTGTAATAGACAGTGCCTAGATTAATGTGGGCGGCGGCGTGTTCCGGTTCCATGCGCAACACTTCTTCGTAAGCTACGATGGCTTCGGTTTGGGTGGAAGCTTCTTCCTCAAGAGCGATGCCGCGGGCGAAAAGTTCAGCGACATCGCGCGCCGTGGGCATGCTCCGGACATTGGTGGAGACCAGGTTATTTTCCGGCGCGAAGTCCATTACAAACTGGCCGGCGATGGGCTCCACGGTCTTGCCATCATGACGAAATACCACGCGCGCGCCGGAGGAATATGTTCCTGCTTCCAGTAATGGGTTTTCCATCCCGGCCACCTGTTTTTGCATAGCCTGGAGGGATTCCCGAATGACTGCAGGGCGTACCTTGCGGGCGCATAGGTCGCGCACTTTTTTGATTTGCAGGAGATCAAAAAAGGAGTAGTTTTCGGCGACAGTGACAAGGCCAGCTCTTTCCCAACCCAATAACTGGCGCGCCGTGAGGCGAAGGATGCGCAGCAGGTCCGCTCGATGGTATCGGTGCACGGCTATATTTGTAATACTACGCATATTATGTGAAGACGCGCGGTTAATTAGCAATAGGAAACTTATCTTAATTGTGGATATTGGGAACCTGGTTGTACAAGAGTGGGATTTTGCGCCGCCGCTGCATCAGGCTGCTAGAGCGCGTTTCCGGATTGAACGGAAGTAAGGCGCACCGCTAGGTAGAACGACCGACCGCCAATTTTTACGGGCCGTGTTTTCCACACTCGGAGGGCCAAGATGGAAAAAACTGTGATGTGCTCGCTGTGTAGCACGACCGTCACTATCTCGGGCCCCGACTTGAACAGCCAAATGCCGGAAGTAAAGATCGAGGTGCCATGTCCGGTCTGCCAAACCATG from Terriglobales bacterium harbors:
- a CDS encoding MIP/aquaporin family protein; this translates as MTSPLFGEFMGTMILILLGNGVVANVLLKRTKAEGAGWMVITGGWAFAVMAGVFTAVACGSRDAYLNPAITLSAAIISGGFAKVLPYAAAELLGAFADATLVWVYYLPHWRETPEPGLKLACFCTAPAIRDPVSNVVSEIIGTFVLVFVVAAIFSKAVTSISPVGSLGPYLVGSLVWGIGLSLGGTTGYAINPARDLGPRIAHALWPIARKGSSEWNYAAIPVIGPLLGGVLAGILIRYLKF
- a CDS encoding tetratricopeptide repeat protein; this translates as MRSITNIAVHRYHRADLLRILRLTARQLLGWERAGLVTVAENYSFFDLLQIKKVRDLCARKVRPAVIRESLQAMQKQVAGMENPLLEAGTYSSGARVVFRHDGKTVEPIAGQFVMDFAPENNLVSTNVRSMPTARDVAELFARGIALEEEASTQTEAIVAYEEVLRMEPEHAAAHINLGTVYYNRQDYIKAELHYRAAIQVDPRYALAHFDLGNVLDETGRVPEAIETYRTALMLAPTYADAHYNLALAYEKMKEPRKALKHWRSYVRLDSSGPWSIHARNQIQRILQSDGLKLVYRRKPAK